From the genome of Solanum stenotomum isolate F172 unplaced genomic scaffold, ASM1918654v1 scaffold7525, whole genome shotgun sequence:
AAAATGCTCACAATTTCTGAAGGTTTTTCAAACTCTCAAAACTAGGAAATATTCCAGTGAAGTTGTTACCGCTCAGCCTACTGCATTGATACCAAAAGGGAAAGAAGGAGAATTCAGAAAAACAGGAATGCAATAGGACCTAGAGGACATTATATCAGAAGTATATTCAGAGTTACTCACAGTTCTGTTAATTTTGTGAGTTTATTGACTTCCTCGGGCAACTTACCTGTGAGATTATTAAAACTA
Proteins encoded in this window:
- the LOC125853007 gene encoding probable leucine-rich repeat receptor-like serine/threonine-protein kinase At3g14840 isoform X2 → MVNLQSLTLSFNNLTGKLPEEVNKLTKLTELRLSGNNFTGIFPSFESLKNLQKLEIQASGFEGPVPPSISVLTEMKEL